The Temnothorax longispinosus isolate EJ_2023e chromosome 7, Tlon_JGU_v1, whole genome shotgun sequence genome contains a region encoding:
- the Usp14 gene encoding ubiquitin carboxyl-terminal hydrolase 14 isoform X1, whose product MPQYTIKVKWGKELFSNVEVNTEEDPILFKAQLFALTGVQPERQKVMLKGMTLKDDDWGNLKLKDGVTILMMGSKEEDVPIEPIEKPVFLEDMNEAELATALDLPSGLLNLGNTCYLNATVQCLKTVPELREALKIFSGGWTTGASLSITAQSITASLRDLYDNMDKGTARAPLVLLQMLHLAFPRFAEKTEQGVFQQQDANECWTELIRMLQQKLPAKNNPDVSEDVSKASKPRSFIEQYFGGIFDYELKCTESEDEPATIGKEEFLQLSCFISTDVKHMSFGLRNKMQEQITKMSPTLGRNATYTKTSKISRLPAYLTIQFVRFYYKEKEAINAKILKDVKFPLEFDAFELCSSELQNKLVPMREKFKEYEDTLVEESCNAKTKDKGDGAKTEMRKEPFWFKDDLGSNNSGYYKLQAVLTHRGRSSSSGHYVGWIRQKGDTWMKCDDDVVTAVTSEEVLKLSGGGDWHCAYVLLYGPRILEVEVKDTKDDPVNTNSTKA is encoded by the exons ATGCCTCAATATACAA TTAAAGTTAAATGGGGCAAAGAGCTCTTTTCTAATGTAGAAGTTAATACCGAAGAAGATCCAATATTATTTAAGGCACAGCTCTTTGCGTTGACTGGGGTTCAACCAGAAAGGCAAAAAGTTATGCTCAAAGGAATGACACTCAAGGACGATGACTGGGGCAATCTAAAACTTAAAGAT GGTGTCACGATACTTATGATGGGTTCCAAGGAGGAAGATGTACCTATAGAACCGATAGAAAAGCCAGTGTTCTTGGAAGATATGAATGAAGCTGAATTGGCTACTGCTTTAGATTTACCATCAGGTTTACTTAATCTCGGCAACACGTGTTATCTAAATGCGACTGTACAATGTTTAAAAACCGTACCGGAATTACGAGAAGCTTTGAAGATTTTCTCAGGAGGTTGGACGACAGGCGCAAGTTTATCGATAACTGCACAAAGTATAACCGCATCGTTGAGAGATCTGTACGATAACATGGACAAGGGAACAGCTAGAGCACCGCTTGTTTTGCTTCAAATGCTACATTTGGCTTTTCCAAGATTTGCAGAAAAAACCGAACAGGGGGTATTTCAGCAACAAGACGCAAATGAATGTTGGACAGAGTTAATTAGGATGTTGCAACAAAAGTTACCTGCAAag AACAATCCAGATGTATCGGAAGATGTTAGTAAAGCCTCTAAACCAAGATCATTTATCGAACAATACTTTGGAGGTATATTTGATTATGAATTGAAGTGTACTGAATCCGAGGATGAACCAGCCACTATTGGAAAAGAAGAATTCTTACAATTGAgttgttttatttcaactgATGTTAAGCATATGTCGTTTGGACTTAGGAATAAGATGCAGGagcaaattacaaaaatgtctCCGACGCTTGGAAGAAATGCTACTTATACaaaaact TCAAAAATTAGCAGGCTACCAGCATATTTAACCATACAATTTGTACGGTTTTAttacaaagagaaagaagcgATTAACGCAAAAATCTTGAAAGACGTTAAATTTCCCTTGGAATTTGATGCTTTTGAGTTATGTAGTTCCGAACTTCAAAACAAACTTGTACCGATGCGTGAGAAGTTCAAAGAATACGAAGATACTCTGGTAGAGGAATCTTGTAACGCAAAAACTAAGGATAAAGGAGATGGCGCAAAAACAGAAATGAGAAAAGAACCATTCTGGTTTAAGGATG ATTTGGGATCAAATAATAGTggctattataaattacaagcGGTTCTAACGCATCGAGGACGTTCCAGCAGCAGTGGTCATTATGTCGGTTGGATTCGACAGAAGGGTGATACGTGGATGAAGTGCGACGATGATGTTGTCACGGCCGTTACCAGCGAAGAAGTTTTAAAACTCAGCGGAGGCGGTGATTGGCATTGCGCATACGTT
- the Usp14 gene encoding ubiquitin carboxyl-terminal hydrolase 14 isoform X2, which produces MIEIIKVKWGKELFSNVEVNTEEDPILFKAQLFALTGVQPERQKVMLKGMTLKDDDWGNLKLKDGVTILMMGSKEEDVPIEPIEKPVFLEDMNEAELATALDLPSGLLNLGNTCYLNATVQCLKTVPELREALKIFSGGWTTGASLSITAQSITASLRDLYDNMDKGTARAPLVLLQMLHLAFPRFAEKTEQGVFQQQDANECWTELIRMLQQKLPAKNNPDVSEDVSKASKPRSFIEQYFGGIFDYELKCTESEDEPATIGKEEFLQLSCFISTDVKHMSFGLRNKMQEQITKMSPTLGRNATYTKTSKISRLPAYLTIQFVRFYYKEKEAINAKILKDVKFPLEFDAFELCSSELQNKLVPMREKFKEYEDTLVEESCNAKTKDKGDGAKTEMRKEPFWFKDDLGSNNSGYYKLQAVLTHRGRSSSSGHYVGWIRQKGDTWMKCDDDVVTAVTSEEVLKLSGGGDWHCAYVLLYGPRILEVEVKDTKDDPVNTNSTKA; this is translated from the exons ATGATCGAAATAA TTAAAGTTAAATGGGGCAAAGAGCTCTTTTCTAATGTAGAAGTTAATACCGAAGAAGATCCAATATTATTTAAGGCACAGCTCTTTGCGTTGACTGGGGTTCAACCAGAAAGGCAAAAAGTTATGCTCAAAGGAATGACACTCAAGGACGATGACTGGGGCAATCTAAAACTTAAAGAT GGTGTCACGATACTTATGATGGGTTCCAAGGAGGAAGATGTACCTATAGAACCGATAGAAAAGCCAGTGTTCTTGGAAGATATGAATGAAGCTGAATTGGCTACTGCTTTAGATTTACCATCAGGTTTACTTAATCTCGGCAACACGTGTTATCTAAATGCGACTGTACAATGTTTAAAAACCGTACCGGAATTACGAGAAGCTTTGAAGATTTTCTCAGGAGGTTGGACGACAGGCGCAAGTTTATCGATAACTGCACAAAGTATAACCGCATCGTTGAGAGATCTGTACGATAACATGGACAAGGGAACAGCTAGAGCACCGCTTGTTTTGCTTCAAATGCTACATTTGGCTTTTCCAAGATTTGCAGAAAAAACCGAACAGGGGGTATTTCAGCAACAAGACGCAAATGAATGTTGGACAGAGTTAATTAGGATGTTGCAACAAAAGTTACCTGCAAag AACAATCCAGATGTATCGGAAGATGTTAGTAAAGCCTCTAAACCAAGATCATTTATCGAACAATACTTTGGAGGTATATTTGATTATGAATTGAAGTGTACTGAATCCGAGGATGAACCAGCCACTATTGGAAAAGAAGAATTCTTACAATTGAgttgttttatttcaactgATGTTAAGCATATGTCGTTTGGACTTAGGAATAAGATGCAGGagcaaattacaaaaatgtctCCGACGCTTGGAAGAAATGCTACTTATACaaaaact TCAAAAATTAGCAGGCTACCAGCATATTTAACCATACAATTTGTACGGTTTTAttacaaagagaaagaagcgATTAACGCAAAAATCTTGAAAGACGTTAAATTTCCCTTGGAATTTGATGCTTTTGAGTTATGTAGTTCCGAACTTCAAAACAAACTTGTACCGATGCGTGAGAAGTTCAAAGAATACGAAGATACTCTGGTAGAGGAATCTTGTAACGCAAAAACTAAGGATAAAGGAGATGGCGCAAAAACAGAAATGAGAAAAGAACCATTCTGGTTTAAGGATG ATTTGGGATCAAATAATAGTggctattataaattacaagcGGTTCTAACGCATCGAGGACGTTCCAGCAGCAGTGGTCATTATGTCGGTTGGATTCGACAGAAGGGTGATACGTGGATGAAGTGCGACGATGATGTTGTCACGGCCGTTACCAGCGAAGAAGTTTTAAAACTCAGCGGAGGCGGTGATTGGCATTGCGCATACGTT